A section of the Candidatus Desulfarcum epimagneticum genome encodes:
- a CDS encoding transposase (fragment) — protein sequence MARANRHYIPGYVWHLTHRCHKREFLLKFAKDRNRWMQWLYKAKKNYGLIILNYMATSNHTHLLVYDHAGHDVIPKSIQLLAGRTGQEYNNRKKRKGAFRQDRYHATAVETGEYLKKCVVYIDLNMVRAGTINHPSHWKWSGYNEIQRPKRKNALIDYEKLRELVGFESFDLFQSAHKKWIDDSLGNYGANRESHWTERGKKGTGQ from the coding sequence ATGGCAAGAGCAAATAGGCACTATATCCCCGGATATGTCTGGCATTTAACACATCGCTGCCACAAAAGGGAATTCCTGCTCAAGTTTGCGAAAGACCGGAATCGTTGGATGCAATGGTTGTATAAGGCTAAGAAAAATTATGGTCTTATCATTTTGAATTACATGGCGACATCAAACCATACTCATCTATTGGTTTATGATCATGCGGGGCATGATGTTATCCCCAAATCAATCCAATTATTGGCTGGAAGAACCGGGCAGGAATACAACAACAGAAAAAAAAGAAAGGGGGCTTTCCGGCAGGATCGTTATCATGCGACTGCTGTGGAAACCGGCGAGTATCTAAAAAAATGTGTGGTTTATATAGATTTGAATATGGTTCGGGCGGGAACGATCAATCATCCTTCCCACTGGAAGTGGTCTGGGTATAACGAAATTCAGCGCCCAAAACGGAAAAACGCGCTGATTGATTACGAAAAGCTAAGGGAATTGGTCGGTTTTGAATCTTTTGATTTGTTTCAATCCGCGCATAAAAAATGGATTGATGATTCGTTGGGAAACTATGGGGCCAATCGTGAAAGTCATTGGACTGAGAGGGGAAAAAAGGGGACAGGCCAATAA
- a CDS encoding conserved hypothetical protein (Evidence 4 : Unknown function but conserved in other organisms) yields MLHLSSILGLAKFLGFGILSISALENGSRHFFYIYGYFSVFGIVLSLFAQMDAYSRLQNYKLAKDLFFERGFQKRVANLFARSHCQREAIKIAAIDLGIIDELNSYYASLGYRWFHLIPDIVFHNHRILFTWKFWKKTLFETTYKSKYFAW; encoded by the coding sequence ATGCTGCACCTGTCATCCATATTGGGGCTGGCAAAATTTTTAGGCTTTGGAATTCTTTCGATATCTGCTCTGGAAAATGGCAGCCGACACTTTTTTTATATCTATGGATATTTTTCTGTGTTTGGTATTGTGTTGAGCTTGTTTGCCCAGATGGATGCTTACAGCCGGCTTCAAAATTATAAGCTTGCCAAGGATTTATTCTTTGAAAGAGGATTTCAAAAACGGGTTGCTAATCTGTTTGCCAGGTCACACTGTCAGCGTGAAGCGATAAAAATTGCCGCGATTGATCTGGGGATTATAGATGAACTAAATTCATATTATGCCAGCCTCGGATATCGATGGTTTCATTTAATTCCGGATATTGTTTTTCATAACCATAGAATTCTTTTCACATGGAAATTTTGGAAAAAAACATTGTTTGAAACCACTTACAAATCAAAATATTTTGCATGGTAG